The window CGTCCGCGAGTTTTCCGCCCTCCGCGGCGGGGGCGATCTGGAAGGCAACCCTCCAGCGGCCTTCAGGTAGCGGCTGAACTGCGGTGCCTTGGATCTTGATCTTGGTGCCGGCCTCGCCGAGCGCGGTGATGACGGCCACGGGCGGATCGCCTTCCCATTTCTCCAGAGGGCCGCCAGCGAACTCGATCGCCATGGTCCGCTGCTCCGGCTGCCAGTCGTGCAGGCCGGTGCGGGTCGCCACCACGCGGCCACCCGCGTCAGCGGGATCTTCCGCCATGGTCCAGTGCTGCTTGTAGGTGAATTCGATGCGCTCGCCGGGCTCCGGGATGTGCGAGGGCTCCCACATCGCCACGGTGTTGTCGGCGAGCTCATTGTGGGTGGGGATTTCCATCAGGACCACTTTTCCCGAGCCCCAATCGCTGGTCGGCTCGATCCACAGGGAAGGCCGTTTTTCGTAAGCCGCTTCGCCATCCTCGTAGGCGGCGAACCGGCGGTCGCGCTGGAGCAGGCCGAAGCCGCCGCACTTTTCCATCGGGAAGACGCTGAACTCGAGCCGGCCGGTGTCGTTGGAAATCGGTCGCCAGATGCGCTCGCCGCTGCCCATCCGGATCGCCAGCCCGTCCGAATCGTGGACTTCCGGGCGGAAGTCATCGAAGCGGCGGCGCGAATTCTCGCCAAACCAGAACATGCTGGACATGGGGGCGAGGGCGAGGCGCTTCACCGCCTGCCGCGCGTAGAGCGCGGCACGGACCGTCACGACCGTATTGTCGCCGGGCTGGATGATGAACCCGTAGGCCCCGGTGTACGATGGCCCGTCGAGCACCGCGAATAGCATCGACGCCTTGTCCTCCGGGACCGGCTTGCGCATCCAGAAGTCGCGGAAGCGCGGGAATTCCTCCTGTGTGCCTTCAATCCCCGTGTTCACCGCGATGCCGCGGGCGGAGATCCCATAGTGCTGGTTCTTGCCGAGCGCCCGCCAATAGCTGGCGCCCTGGAAGACGGCCAGCTCGTCGAAGTAGTCCGGCCGGTTGAGCGGGTGGTGGAGCCGCACCCCGGCGTAGCCCGCGTCCGGCGGCAGGTCGCCGCGCTGGCCGACCAGCGAGCCGTAATTGAAAAAGGCGTCGGTCAGCCGGATCCGCTGAACGTGGGTATCGGTGTATTCATGCACCCCCACCGGCTCGCGGAACAGGTAGCCGGGATGGAACAGCATGGCCCGGAAAGGCAGGTTCTCCGCCGCCCACAGCGCCCGCTCCGGCACGAAGCGGATGTCGCGATACTGGTCGTAGGAGAGGTTCTTCATCCAGTCCGGCAGCGCTTCCTTGTTCGGAGCGGCGTACGGCTGGGCGGCCAGTTCGCGGGCGCGCTGGTCGATCTTCTCGAAGGTGATATCCTCGCGCTCCCAATCCTGCCCGGAGGCGAGCGGGGCCAGGATCAGCGCGGCCGTTAGATGGGTTATGCGTTGAAGCACAAGCCAGCGGATATCCGGTCGCGGGTTTCTGTCAATCCGCGGTTGTGGGACGGCCTGTAAGACTTTGGGAAAACCCGCGTAACGGCGCGTTGCTTTCCGCGATGGGATGGGCATGGTAGCTGGCTTTGACGCTCCGGCATGATCTTCTGGATCTCTCCCGAGACCTTTGCCAAGAATGGCTCCTGCAATCATCGGCATTTTTTTACCGGGAGAGTGCGAGACCGCACTGAATCGCAGCTTCGAGGGAAGCCTCAAAAGATTTATCGCTTCTCAAGGCTCCTTAAGAATTCATTTGCACGCCGCTCTTCCTCTTTCATTGTGCCTCTCATCATTTCGATAGACTCTTCGGCGAGCGCATCGGCGGCGGCGGCCGGAAAAATTGCGGCGTGGCGGGCCTTCACTTTCTCCAGCTTGTCTTTTTGCTCACGCAGAGTTTCGGTGCGAACCGCGACTTCGCCAGCGGCAGTTGCTTCGCCCAAGGCAATCTCAGCTTGTGCATATTCGTATGCCGCGTCCCTAATTTCCCGATCGGCGGCTGTGATTTCGGAGGCTGAGGGCGGGGGCTGGGGCCGCTTGCAGGCTCCTATGACAACAAAGGAGACGAGAAAGACTAAAAATCGCATTCGGAAATGCTGGATAGCACTGCATTGAAGATCCGGCCATCGCATTTTCTTCCTTTTTTACAGGGCCTTTCGTTTGAATCGATCGACACCACTACCGGGTGTCCGACGAAGGATGTTAGTCCTGCGGATGGGATGCCTTTACGCCTGAAATGACGAGATACTGAGCCCTACCGCGCGCTAGGAGTAAGCGCGAATCCCTTGGTCTTGTTGGAAATCCGCCGCTTCTGGCGGATGCTGGCGCATGGATCTGGTTTCCTCGCAGCCCTTCTGGCTTCTCAAAAATGGCCTGCCGGAACTCTACCCTCCTTTGGAAAGGGACGAACGCTGCGATGTGGCGGTGATCGGCGCGGGGATCACGGGGGCGCTGATGGCGGAAAAGCTGACCAGCGCGGGGCACAAGGTGATCGTGCTCGATCGCCGGGACGTGGCGACGGGGAGCACCAGCGCGAGCACGGCGCTGCTTCAGTATGAGATCGATCGCCACCTGATCGAGCTTGAGGAGCAGTATGGCGAAGAACTCGCCCGCACCGCCTACCTCGCGTGCTACGAGAGCGTCTCCCTGCTGGAGGAGCGGGTGAAGCGGCTGGGGCTCGATGACTCTGGCTTCGTGAGCCGGGACAGCATCTATCTCGCCTCGCGCCCGCGTGACGCCAAGGTGTTGGAGGCGGAGGCGGCGGCTCGCGAGCGTGCCGGGATTCCCGTGGAGATCTGGCACCGGGCGGATCTGCTGGATCGACTGGCCGTGGACCGGTCTTGTGCCCTGCACTCCACCCGCGGGGCGCAGGTCGATCCCTACCTGCTGGCGCATGGGCTTCTGGAGGAGGTGGTGAAGCGTGGCAGCGGCGTTTACGACCGCACCGCCGTCAGTTCGGTGGAGGTCACCCGCAGCGGGGTCACCCTGCGCACCGACCGCGGGCCGGTGGTGCGGGCCAAGCGATTGGTGGTCGCGGCGGGCTACGAGGCCGGGAAATTCATCGACCTGCGGGGGCGGGTGGATCTCAACAGCAGCTTTGCGATCGCCAGCGAACCTTTGGCAGCGGGCGCCGGATGGTGGCGCGGCGCCATGATCTGGGAGAGTTCGCGACCGTATCTCTACTGCCGCGAGGTCAGCGACGGGAGGATTTTGGTGGGCGGGGACGACGTCCCATTCCGCACGCCGGCAGCCCGCGACGCGATGATTAAGGCGAAGGCGAGCCGCTTGGAGCGGCGTTTCCGCAGGATGATGCCAGCGCTGGAGTGGGAACCGGCCTTCTCGTGGGCCGGCACCTTTGCGGAGACCCGCGATGGCTTGGCGTATATCGGGAGCTGCCGGGATCATCCCTTGTGCTACTTCGCGCTGGGGTTCGGCGGAAACGGCATCGTCTTCTCCGTGATCGCGGCGGAGATCATCTGCGACGACTTGGTGGGGAAGGTGCACCCGTGGGCCAAGGCGTTCCGATTTGACCGGTGAGATCGTCATCCTACCGCGCGATTTGCAGGGGTTGGACTCAAACTGCATCGCCTCCCACGTGATCCAGATGGCTTCCGGCGAGCAATGGGATGACCAGGGTTCGTTTATGGCGCTTGGCACCTTTGCTGCGAGGGGGGTGTTAGCATGAACGATCCCTTTCCTTCGAATCCATCTCAAGCACCCGTGCCGCCCCTGTTCGATCAGGCGGGCTCGGTGGAGCGCGAATCGCCCGGAGAAGCTGCTGCACGCGCGGATACTTCCGCCCGAATTGCCAGCGTGAGGGAAGGCCGCGATCCTAGCGTGCCTCCTGTTTGCCAATCGATGACCCGCTTTGTGAAGGAGCATCCTGTCCTCTCCGTCGGCCTTGCCTTCGGGCTCGGCATCGTGGCGGGGAGTTGCGCTGCGACGATGGACACTTGAAGTCGCGGTGCCTTATCCCTGAAGAAGGGATTGGGCTCCCTCGATGTAAATTTCGGTGCCGGTGATGTGGGCTGACGCGTCGGAGGCAAGGAAGGCAATCAACTGGGCGACTTGTTCCGGCCGGCCCGGTCCGCCGCCCGTCAGTGGCACATCGCCATCCGGGAATTCCACCGGGAGATGCAAGTCTTGTAGGCCGCGTCGCTCGGTGCTGTCGTCGATGTTGGTCTCGATCGCACCGGGACACACCGCGTTGACGCGGATCTTGTCCTTGGCGAGTTCGAGGGCGGTCATTTTGCAGAAGGCCACCTGCGCGGCCTTCGAGCACGAGTAGGCCGTGGCCCCGGAGTTGCTGAAGACGCGGGTGCCATTGATGGAGGAGATCACGATCACGGAGCCGCCGCGGCGTTTCAGGAAGGGCAGGGCGAGCTTCACGGTGAGGAAGGTGCCGCGGAGATTGATGCCGATGGTGGTGTTCCACTCATCGACTTCCAGCTCCTCGAGCGGCGCCCACACGCCGTTGATGCCAGCATTGGCCACCACGAT is drawn from Luteolibacter arcticus and contains these coding sequences:
- a CDS encoding glucan biosynthesis protein, which produces MLQRITHLTAALILAPLASGQDWEREDITFEKIDQRARELAAQPYAAPNKEALPDWMKNLSYDQYRDIRFVPERALWAAENLPFRAMLFHPGYLFREPVGVHEYTDTHVQRIRLTDAFFNYGSLVGQRGDLPPDAGYAGVRLHHPLNRPDYFDELAVFQGASYWRALGKNQHYGISARGIAVNTGIEGTQEEFPRFRDFWMRKPVPEDKASMLFAVLDGPSYTGAYGFIIQPGDNTVVTVRAALYARQAVKRLALAPMSSMFWFGENSRRRFDDFRPEVHDSDGLAIRMGSGERIWRPISNDTGRLEFSVFPMEKCGGFGLLQRDRRFAAYEDGEAAYEKRPSLWIEPTSDWGSGKVVLMEIPTHNELADNTVAMWEPSHIPEPGERIEFTYKQHWTMAEDPADAGGRVVATRTGLHDWQPEQRTMAIEFAGGPLEKWEGDPPVAVITALGEAGTKIKIQGTAVQPLPEGRWRVAFQIAPAAEGGKLADVGPQELRCSLKKGEDFLTETWAYRIIP
- a CDS encoding NAD(P)/FAD-dependent oxidoreductase, with translation MDLVSSQPFWLLKNGLPELYPPLERDERCDVAVIGAGITGALMAEKLTSAGHKVIVLDRRDVATGSTSASTALLQYEIDRHLIELEEQYGEELARTAYLACYESVSLLEERVKRLGLDDSGFVSRDSIYLASRPRDAKVLEAEAAARERAGIPVEIWHRADLLDRLAVDRSCALHSTRGAQVDPYLLAHGLLEEVVKRGSGVYDRTAVSSVEVTRSGVTLRTDRGPVVRAKRLVVAAGYEAGKFIDLRGRVDLNSSFAIASEPLAAGAGWWRGAMIWESSRPYLYCREVSDGRILVGGDDVPFRTPAARDAMIKAKASRLERRFRRMMPALEWEPAFSWAGTFAETRDGLAYIGSCRDHPLCYFALGFGGNGIVFSVIAAEIICDDLVGKVHPWAKAFRFDR
- a CDS encoding SDR family oxidoreductase; this encodes MSKNVSFDFRDKSAVITGGGSGIGKAAAALFAQAGARVAIIGRDLSDLEKAAEEMSFGAEHKVYCVAADVSDATEMADAIQAIGGKFGGIDIVVANAGINGVWAPLEELEVDEWNTTIGINLRGTFLTVKLALPFLKRRGGSVIVISSINGTRVFSNSGATAYSCSKAAQVAFCKMTALELAKDKIRVNAVCPGAIETNIDDSTERRGLQDLHLPVEFPDGDVPLTGGGPGRPEQVAQLIAFLASDASAHITGTEIYIEGAQSLLQG